In the genome of Xenopus laevis strain J_2021 chromosome 1S, Xenopus_laevis_v10.1, whole genome shotgun sequence, one region contains:
- the XB5802829.S gene encoding amphinase-4-like S homeolog isoform X1: MLDIMVAVLSSLLTICIILSFSLPSDTQNINAFMEKHIVKEGAETNCNQTIKDRNIRFKNNCKFRNTFIHDTNGKKVKEMCAGIVKSTFVISKELLPLTDCLLMGRTARPPNCAYNQTRTTGVINITCENNYPVHFAGYKSSFCASYSPCALIVITVFLLSQLLLPAMR; this comes from the coding sequence ATGCTTGACATTATGGTGGCAGTTTTATCTTCTCTGTTGACAATTTGCATTATCCTCAGCTTTTCTCTCCCATCCGATACCCAGAATATCAATGCCTTTATGGAAAAGCACATTGTTAAGGAAGGAGCTGAAACAAACTGCAACCAAACCATCAAAGACAGAAACATCCGGtttaaaaacaactgcaaattccGCAACACCTTTATTCATGATACCAATGGTAAAAAGGTGAAGGAGATGTGCGCTGGGATTGTCAAATCTACCTTTGTGATCAGCAAGGAACTGCTGCCTCTCACTGACTGCTTGTTGATGGGACGTACTGCAAGACCCCCAAATTGTGCTTATAATCAAACAAGAACAACTGGGGTCATTAATATCACTTGTGAAAACAATTACCCTGTGCACTTTGCTGGGTACAAATCAAGCTTCTGTGCTTCATATTCTCCATGTGCCTTAATAGTAATAACTGTTTTCCTGCTCAGCCAGCTACTGCTCCCTGCTATGAGATGA